The genome window AAAAGCCATAAAGTCGCGGGTTTCCGATGAAAGAGAGCGATTTAGGGCGTGCTGCAAGTAGAATGGTCTCCGACTGACCGGGTTTGAGGGTAACACGATCTACATCGAACTCGTAGGCGCACTCATCATCAGGGTCACTAGCATGCAGTTCAATGGTGCGTTCCACATTCCCCAAGTTGGAAACGGTCACCTCAAAATCGTGCAGAGGATGGAAAAAGGTGGAAACAGCGCGACGTGGCTCAAGCTCTATTTCGAGTCGGTCGAAAGGCTTCACAAACAGCATCGCCTGTGCCTCAGCGCTCTCACCTGTCTCCATGGCCTTTACACGGACAATAAAAGGATAGGAGCCAGCACGATTTTCGCTAGATCGAGCCACCTTAAAGTTGATACGGGCTTGTGCCTGCTCGCCAGAGGCCAAATTGAAAGCCGGTACCGGAATGTTGTACCACTCTATGTCGAGCCCTTCGACCTCCAATAGAAGGCGATCGGGTATCTCTTGGCGGTTGGTAATCACGACATCGAGGCGCGCAATGCCGCCTGGCTCAATAGAGACATCCGGCTCTACGAGGGCGATCCCTATCTTTTGTGCATCTGATACCGTTGAGGACATGAACCCTCACCGTGTCCTTTCCAATTGCCACGCTTAGGCCACGGCTTTTCAACGCCTTGGTCGCTGCGATATCTTTAAGACTCTCCCCAGAGCAACCAGGTTTCCCCAATCCCGGGTGAGGGGAGAACACAATCCGCTCGTATGGGTATTATAATCATCAAACAGAAGATTTGTCAACGAAAGGCCTGCGCCCTAAGCGGTCAGCACAACACTGAACGACATCACCTGAAACCTTTGAGAACACAAGGCCTTCTCATGGAATTGAATAATCACTCAAAAAAGAATACAATAGACATCGTATCCTCAACGAAGGAGCTACCTGTTTGAAACGTCGCGACTTTATTGGTCTCGGTCTTATAAGTACGTTCTCTTGGCTAACCGGAGGGTGTCGTCCCTCTCTGCCTTCCATTAAATCTCGTGTCATAGATAGATCCCAGCCCGATTCGCCTGCGCTGCCGGCTTCTCCTCGTTTTGTTGATGTGGCAGCGGAGGCCGGTCTGGATTACCGCTGGGTCATCCCCGGTCCTCGCCCCCTCAACATCCTTCAAACCATCGGCAATGGATGTGCCTTCCTCGACTTCGATAACGACGGCAACCTCGATATCCTCCTCGTCGGAAGCTCTCTCGCTCTCTACCGTGGCGATGGGAAAGGGCATTTCCAAAACGTCACCCGTCAAACCGGTCTCGATAAGCTGCATGGCCATTTTCTGGGCTGTGCGGTTGGGGACTACGACAACGATGGGTATGTGGACATCTACCTGACAGCCTACCGAGGGGGAGCGTTGTTACACAACGAGGGGGGGAGCCATTTTCGGGAGGTAACGGCACAGAGTGGCATCGCTCCACAACCTTGGGGCACTTCAGCCGCTTGGGTGCCGTTAACCAACGATGGTTTGCTCGATCTATTTATTGGGAACTACGTAGAGTTCGGGCCGCACACCGATCCGCAGCTTTGTAATAATGCTGGCAAGATGACTGCCTGCGGCCCGCGTTTCTATAACCCGATAAAGGGTGTGCTCTATAAGAATCGGGGAAACGGCCGTTTCGAAAACGTCTCGAAGGCATGGGGACTAGATGCACTACACGGTAAAGACCTCGGCGTGGCCTGTGCCGATTTCGATGGATCGGGCAGGCAGTCCATCTCCGTTGCTAACGATGAGGTGGAGGGAGACCTTCTGCAGAACCTCGGTGGGCACTTTAAAAATATTGGGGCAGTTTCAGGTACAGCCTATAATGCGGATGGCAACGTGCACGGCGGCATGGGCACGGATTGGGGAGACTACGATAACGATGGCCGCCTCGACCTCGTGGTAGCCACTTTTCAACATGAGACGAAGTGTATCTACCATAACGATGGCGGCGGCCTCTTCACCGAAAGCTCGGCGCAGCTGGGGATGGCGGATATCGGGCTTCCTTACGTCTCTTTTGGAACCAAGTTCTTCGACTACGACAACGACGGCTGGCTTGACCTTATCATCGTCAGCGGTCACGTTCAAGATAATATCGCTGACATTGATAAAAGCACCACCTATCGCCAACCCAGCCTGCTTTTACGGAACCAGAACGGCACGCGCTTTATTGATGTGACATCACAGGCCGGCCCCGATCTGCTGAAGCCCATTGTAGGACGTGGGCTGGCCATCGGCGATTACGATAACGACGGCCGACTGGATGTGCTTGCGGTAGATGCCGAAGGAGCTCCTCTGCTCCTCCACAACGAAACCCCCGCTGTAGGTAACTGGGTGCAGTGCCGTTTGCAGGGCACACGCAGCAATCGCGATGGGCTGGGGGCTCTGGTGTGGGTAAAGACGGAGGAAGGGAAGCGCTATCTACGCCTGTGCCAGACGGACGGTTCCTACATGTCGGCTTCGGACAAAAGGGTTCATTGCGGTGTGGGTACAGCGAAGGTAGTCGACATCGAGGTGCACTGGCCGAGTGGGCAGATAGATGTCCACAAACAGATACCGACCAACCACACCGTTACGCTTGTCGAGGGCAGTTCACAAGCAAAACTGGTATAGATGGTCATAGGCCTAAAGGAAGCGGCCTCCGCACGCACCCTCCATCTATAAGGCGGGACCGTAGCATCGTAGATGAAATCCCATGAGGCTGATGAAGGCAGGAAGATGACATATTCACGGTTTAGGAGGTACAATAGGTTTTGATCCGTTAGCCTCCCTCCGGCTTTTCCCCCTAAGATCGTCACGTGCGATGTAGGTAAACGTCCTTAATGTGAGAAACTCGTGGAAACGCGTTGAAGCTGTGAGGCGCTGCAGAGGTCCCCTCATGGGAAGGAAACGATAGATGTCCGACTGGCTGCTACTTTGTGCAAAGAGTAGAAAACGGTTTGCCGAACTCATTCTGTGCGTTGTTAGCATTGGGTTAATGGCTCTTCTCAGCGGCTGCGGGGGCTCTGGCTCCTCGCTACCCTCAAACCCAGGCCCTAATCCTCAGAGCAGTGGCCTGGTTTCTGGAACGGTTACCGACATTAACGGCGCGCCCATTGTCGGTGCCACGGTGACCATCGCAGGACAATCCACCACCACAACCCAAGAGGGGGACTACCAGATCTCCAATATCACGGTTCCTGCCGGTCAAAATTCGGCCATCTACGTGGTTCGAGCTTCCAAGGTCATTAACGGCCAGCAATGGAGCGGGCAAAACACCATCGAAATCCTCAATGGTGATAGCTTTACCTCCAACGCCAATGTGGTGATGTCGCCCACTTCCACTCAGGCAACTCTCTCTGGCACCGTGCGCGATACGAATGGCAACCCGCTTATAGGAGCGCGCGTGTTTGTGGCACCTGGCCCTGTCACCGACCAACAGACGGGAGGGCAGTACTTTACTAGCCTTAGCTCCTTCACGGCCTACACCGATACAAACGGAAACTACACTATTCCGGCGCTGCCCACCCTAACGGCCAATGGCACTCCTACTACCGCTACCTACACCGCTACGGCGTCCTTCGCAGGCTACATCAACCAAACCTTCACGAATCTCACCTTCACCGCAGGCTCTAACTCTCAACTTAACTTCACTTTGTCCCCCGGCGGCAGCTCCACTCTGCCTGCCATCACCGGTTTTGATGCCGATGCCTTCACGGTACCTCAAGTGGCCACACGTGCCGCCAATGCAACGCGCCTACAGCGGGCCTATCAGGCCATTAAAAACTACATCCTTAAAAAGCAGGGACTAGCCGATCATCGCGCGCCGGATCCGCGCAAGGTGGTGTTGCGCTATGCTCTCCATACGCGTAGCGCTCCTGCCGGTAGCATCGTCGAATGTGATCTTTTCTGGGACTATCAGCAGGTTCCTAACCTTTTAGGCTTCGATATCCTACGCTCCCCTAACGACAACGTTCATTTTAGCTCAATAGCTCTCCTGCGCGATCCTTTAGGTGACCGTTTTGCCGACCAAGATCCCAGCCTTACGCCGGATACCATCTACTTCTACAGCGTCGCGCCGGTGGATACCATCAACTTTCCACAGAACGGCCAAGAGGGACAACCAACAACGCCTATCCAAGTTAGCCCGCTAGACTCCATTAACGT of Chthonomonas calidirosea T49 contains these proteins:
- a CDS encoding CRTAC1 family protein, with the protein product MKRRDFIGLGLISTFSWLTGGCRPSLPSIKSRVIDRSQPDSPALPASPRFVDVAAEAGLDYRWVIPGPRPLNILQTIGNGCAFLDFDNDGNLDILLVGSSLALYRGDGKGHFQNVTRQTGLDKLHGHFLGCAVGDYDNDGYVDIYLTAYRGGALLHNEGGSHFREVTAQSGIAPQPWGTSAAWVPLTNDGLLDLFIGNYVEFGPHTDPQLCNNAGKMTACGPRFYNPIKGVLYKNRGNGRFENVSKAWGLDALHGKDLGVACADFDGSGRQSISVANDEVEGDLLQNLGGHFKNIGAVSGTAYNADGNVHGGMGTDWGDYDNDGRLDLVVATFQHETKCIYHNDGGGLFTESSAQLGMADIGLPYVSFGTKFFDYDNDGWLDLIIVSGHVQDNIADIDKSTTYRQPSLLLRNQNGTRFIDVTSQAGPDLLKPIVGRGLAIGDYDNDGRLDVLAVDAEGAPLLLHNETPAVGNWVQCRLQGTRSNRDGLGALVWVKTEEGKRYLRLCQTDGSYMSASDKRVHCGVGTAKVVDIEVHWPSGQIDVHKQIPTNHTVTLVEGSSQAKLV
- a CDS encoding carboxypeptidase-like regulatory domain-containing protein, whose translation is MSDWLLLCAKSRKRFAELILCVVSIGLMALLSGCGGSGSSLPSNPGPNPQSSGLVSGTVTDINGAPIVGATVTIAGQSTTTTQEGDYQISNITVPAGQNSAIYVVRASKVINGQQWSGQNTIEILNGDSFTSNANVVMSPTSTQATLSGTVRDTNGNPLIGARVFVAPGPVTDQQTGGQYFTSLSSFTAYTDTNGNYTIPALPTLTANGTPTTATYTATASFAGYINQTFTNLTFTAGSNSQLNFTLSPGGSSTLPAITGFDADAFTVPQVATRAANATRLQRAYQAIKNYILKKQGLADHRAPDPRKVVLRYALHTRSAPAGSIVECDLFWDYQQVPNLLGFDILRSPNDNVHFSSIALLRDPLGDRFADQDPSLTPDTIYFYSVAPVDTINFPQNGQEGQPTTPIQVSPLDSINVLSPVSGQTVSATPTLTWTSVSAAGQYTVLVYNQFPDYQSDTNGVNPILQQITSSTSYTITSPLPPGTYYWAVIAQYTPPSSNVGYAFSVSPIGSFVVP